DNA sequence from the Sulfurimonas sediminis genome:
TCGGTATTGCTGCACATATTGATGCAGGTAAAACAACAACAACAGAAAGAATTCTTTTCTATACTGGTGTTGAACATAAAATCGGTGAGGTCCATGATGGTGCTGCTACTATGGACTGGATGGAACAAGAGCAGGAGCGTGGTATTACGATTACTTCTGCTGCAACAACCTGTGAGTGGAACGGAAAACAGATAAATATTATCGACACACCGGGCCACGTTGACTTTACTATTGAAGTTGAACGTTCTATGCGTGTACTTGACGGTGCTGTTTCAGTATTCTGTGCTGTTGGTGGGGTGCAACCACAATCAGAAACAGTTTGGAGACAACGTAACCGTTATAAAGTGCCTTCTATCGTTTTTGTTAACAAAATGGACAGAACAGGTGCAGACTTTTATGAGGTAGAGCGTCAAATACGTGATCGCCTAAAAGGGAATCCAATGCCTTTTCAGTTACCTATCGGCGCTGAAGACAAGTTTGAAGGTGTTGTTGACTTAGTTAAGATGAAAGAGATTGTATGGGATGAAGATGCTGCGATGGGATCTAACTACCATGTTCAGGATATTCGTCCTGAGTTACAGGAAATTGCAGATGAATACAGAGAAAAGATGCTTGAGACTTTAGCAGAAGTTGAAGGCAATGATGATTTCGCTGAAAAATTCTTAGAAGGCGAAGAAATTTCTGAAGAAGAGATCAAAGCGGCTATCAAATCTGCAACAATCGGTATGGCTGTTGTTCCGATGACTCCTGGTACTGCATTTAAAAACAAAGGTGTTCAGACTCTGCTTGACGCTGTTGTTGACTATCTTCCTTCACCGGTTGAAGCACCACCAATTATGGGTACAATGATGGATGATGAAGAGAAAGAAGTTGTTGTTGAATCAACTGATGACGGCCCTTTTGCTTCACTTGCATTTAAAATTATGACTGACCCGTTTGTTGGTGTTCTTACATTTATCCGTGTATACCGTGGTTCTTTAGAATCAGGTTCTTATGTACACAATACAACAAAAGACAAAAAAGAAAGAATCGGCCGTATCTTGAAAATGCATGCTATCAAGCGTGAAGAAATTAAAGAGATATATGCCGGTGAAATCGGTGCCGTTGTTGGATTAAAATCAACAACTACGGGTGATACTTTATGTGATCCTGCTGAAAAAGTTGTACTGGAAAGAATGGATTTCCCTGAGCCGGTTATCTCTGTTGCGGTTGAACCAAAAACAAAAGCTGACCAGGAAAAAATGGGTATCGCTCTAGGAAAACTAGCTGCGGAAGATCCGTCTTTTAGAGTACACACTGATGATGAAACAGGTCAGACTATTATCTCAGGAATGGGTGAGTTACACCTTGAAATTCTTGTTGACAGAATGAAACGTGAATTCAAAGTTGAAGCAGAAGTTGGTGCCCCACAGGTTTCTTACCGTGAAACAATCAAGAAAGAAGTAAACCAGGAATACAAATATGCAAAACAATCTGGTGGTCGTGGTCAGTTTGGTCATGTATTCTTAAAAGTGAAGCCGGGTGAGCCTGATTCTGGCTTCGTATTTCACAACGAAATCAAAGGGGGAACTGTTCCAAGAGAATATATTCCTGCTGTTGAAAAAGGTTGTGAAGAAGCGATGCAGGCAGGTGTTCTTGCCGGATATCCTATGGAAGATATTGATGTTACACTGTACGACGGTTCTTACCATGATGTGGATTCAAATGAAATGGCATTTAAACTTGCTGCTTCAATGGGATTCAAAGAAGCTTGCCGTAAAGCAGATGCTGCTATACTTGAGCCGATGATGAAAGTTGAAGTTGAAGTTCCTGAAGAGTACATGGGTGATGTTATCGGTGACTTGAACCGTAGACGCGGACAGGTAAACAATATGAGTGATAGAGCAGGAAACAAAATTATTGATGCTTTTGTTCCACTTGCTGAAATGTTCGGTTACTCAACTGACCTTCGTTCTGCAACTCAGGGACGTGCAACATATGCAATGGAATTTGATCATTATGAAGAAGTTCCGAGAAATATAGCTGAAGAGATTCAGAAAAAACGTAACGGGTAACAATCGTTTTATTATAAATTGTACCACCTCTCTCCTCTCCTGTAAGGGAGGAGACTTTCCTCTTTTAAAAATAAAAATTCTGTTATAATGATAAAAATTTTTCAGGCTGATATGAATGCATAAAATACTATTTTTACTTATACTAACTACACTGCTTGCGGCACAAAATCCAAAAGCTTTTTCTGCGCTTGGTGATATTGTTTACAATAATATAGATAAAATTCAAAAGCTTACAAATATAGATGAATATGCACCGTATGAAAAGAAAATACAAGAGTATGCTGCTGCTGTCAAAAAGTTGAAAAAAGAGGGTTTTTCTCTGGATGAAGGTGTGGTTAAAGACAAGATGCACTACCTAAACAGATTAAGAGAACTTTCACGGACAAATGATTTTTTTGTACGCTCTGTCAAAAGAAATCTGGATTTGGCAATTGAAAATGAAAATTCAAAACTTTTCACAAAACTGGCAAACAGTGGACTGATTGATGAAAAAAGAAGTAAAAACAAGATACTCGATTACTATTTTGCACATTCTGATGATGTAAATACAACAGGAATAATACAAAAATATCTGGATGAAGATAAAAAATTACAGGCAAAAAAAGAGCGTAAAAAAAGCCTGCTGCAACGAAAAAAAGAACGAGAATTAGAAAAAATTCAAAGAATCAGAAAAAAAGACAAACTCGAACAGAAAAAACTGGAAGAACAGCTTAACAAAGAAGTTCAAAAGAAAAAGTTACAAATCAGAGAAGAACAAAAAAAAGAGCTCTCTAAGACCATATAAATTTTTCATGTTCGTGCGGTCTGCCTTGGAGCGTGAGGTAAGGAGTATATTGGGCTTTGTAAGAAAGCGAAGGGCAACCTTCAACATAGTACCCCAAATATATCCATTTTTTGTTTGTATTTTTAGCATATTTTATTTGATTATACAAGGAGAGTTTGCCTAAAGAGTATTGGGCATAATCCGGATCATAATAAAAATAGATTGATGATATTCCGTTCTCAAGTATATCTATCAAATCTACGGCAATGAGCTTTTCCTGATCATAATAAAGCACTTCATAGCCAAAGTCAGCATGGCCTGTGACAAAAGAGTTATAGTAGTGCTGTGCAGTTGTTGCAGAGTAGTCCCACCCTTTTTTATCATGCATATAAAGATGGTACTTTTCAAAGAGTTCAAGGTGCTCCTGCGTTACACTCGGGACCTGTATGTAAGAAGTAATATCTTTGGCTTTTTTGATAACTCTTTTGGCAGATTTGCTGAATGTATAGTTTTCTACATCAATTTTAATACTCTGACACTCTGTACATGCAGTGCATATGGGTCTAAAGTACATTTTTCCAAAACGACGGTATCCTCGTTCAATCAGAGCTTCACAGGATTTGGAATCACAATTGTTGATCACTTTATAGTGTGTAGTTTGTTTTTTGTCGCTCAGATAGGAGCACGTATCATCAAGTAAAAATTCTTTAAGTAGATTCATACTGAGATTCTGACATAATTTGCTTTAGAAAGAGCAAAAAAAAAGAGGACAGATGGATTTTTTTTTAAAACATAAGATTATGATATTCAGATCAGTTGGTGCACTCATGCTTTTGATCGGTTTTACAGCACATTTCTGGACGACACCGAAGACGGTGGTAAGTGAAACTGAAATAGCAGCAGCAAATGTAGCAAGAATGGAAGCAAGTGTCAAAGGCAATGCGCAAAGTCTGAAAAAGGCTAAACCGGATATAGCAACTTTTCGAGAATCTTTAATGAGTGCGCAGGAACAGCAGCAAAGATACCTTACTGTTTTTGCAATGATTTTGGGCATTTTGTTTCTTGCCTACAGTTTTGTGAAAAAATAGCAGGATTAAGAGCGGTTCATGGCTATTAAAACACCCTCAATCATGCCATCAATGTCTCCATCCAAAATAGCAGAGACATTAGAGTAGGCTTCATTGCTTCTTGTGTCTTTGATTTGCTGGTAAGGCTGCATAACATAAGAGCGTATTTGGTGTCCCCAGCCTATTTCACTTTTGGCGATGCCTGCTTCTTTAGCTTTTTGTTCCTCAAGTTCCAATTCATAGAGACGGGATTTGAGCATTTTCATGGCTGTGGCTTTGTTTTTATGCTGGCTTCTGTCATTTTGGCACTGTACAACGACACCTGTCGGAATGTGTGTTAATCGTATGGCAGATTCTGTTTTGTTTACATGTTGTCCGCCGGCACCGCTTGATCGGTAGGTGTCTATACGCAGGTCTTTGTCTTCGATAGTAATGTCGATATCATCATCTATTTCAGGAGAAACCATAACAGAGGCAAAAGAGGTATGGCGTTTGGCATTGGAATCAAAGGGTGAAATTCTTACAAGTCTGTGAATACCGTTTTCAACCTTGAGATAACCATAGGCATTTTCGCCCTTTATAAGAATGGAAACATCTTTGATGCCGGCTTCATCTCCTGCCTGGTAATCCAAAACTTCTACTTTAAAACCACGTCTCTCCGCCCATCGTTTGTACATTCTCAGCAGCATTTGGGCCCAGTCCTGTGATTCCGTTCCTCCGGCACCGGGGTGAATGGAAAGAATTGCATTGTTTGCATCGGTTTCTCCGCTCAGAAGTACCTCAATCTCCATATCACGAATCTGTTTTTCCAGGTTTGGAGCATCTTCATAGAGTGCTTTAAGGGATTCTGTATCATTTTCTTCTTTTGCCATCTCATACAGCTCATTTGCATCTGCAACAGCATTTTTGGCAGTAGTGTATTTATCAAGTTTTCTTTGAAGTTGTGTCTTCTCTTTTTGTATTTTTCCTGCATAAGCAGCATCATTCCAAAAATCCTGATCATTTTCCATTTTCTGTATTTCTTCTAATCTTGTCTCAATTTTATCCGGTTCGACAACACCTGTAATGTTTTTCATTTTGCTGTCAATGTTTTTCAAAAGTTCTGTGTATTCGTAGTTGTCCATAAATATCCTAGTTAATAATGAAATAAAATTTTTATTGTTTTCTTGGAACCTGTCAATGCCATTAAGTTAAGAAAATTAATGCTTTTTCGGAACCGGTACTTTAGTGCCGGCTGTTGCAATAGTCTTAGCACTCTTAGCCGGCACTAAAGTACCGGTTCCAAATAAATACTTAATGTAATGGCATTGTTGGAACCCGTACTTATACCAATCCCAACTAAGGAGTAACAATTTAAATAAAAGATAAGCTATTAGATGCAAGGCAGACGATAGCAGGAGCTACTGGTAGCTTCAATAGAGTCTAACGCAGTCAGATGATGGCTTATCTTTTACCCGAAGGGCAAACATATTGTGTTGTATTACTTCGTTAAAAACTCTTGAAGCTACCAGTAGCTCCTGTGAATTTTTGCCTTGTACTTCAACCCAATATGTTTGTTTAAATTATTACTCCTTAGTTGGGATTGGTATTAAGTTTGTTGTATAATTGCAATTATATTATATCAGGACTTAAAATGAAGATTATTTCGGATCCTTTAGAACTAAAAGAGCATCTAAAAAAGAGTAATTCATCAGTAGGCTTTGTCCCTACTATGGGTGCTTTGCATGAAGGGCATATTGCTTTGATAAAGCGCGCAAGGCAAGAGAATGAAATAGTTGTGGTTTCTATCTTTGTCAATCCGACACAGTTTTTGGCAGGCGAAGATTTAGACAAATACCCGAAAAAAGATGATGCCGATAAGAAAATATGTGAACTGTCTGGCGTAGATGTCCTTTTTTTTCCCACTGCAGAGGATATGTACAGCAACGATGAAGTGAAAATCTGTGCGCCTAATGTACGCGGATATGTTTTAGAAGGTGCAACAAGACCGGGACATTTCAGCGGTGTTTTGAGGGTTGTCATGAAACTGCTCAATATTGTCTCCCCGACAAGAGCCTACTTTGGAAAAAAAGATGCCCAACAGCTTAATCTCATACGTCTCATGGTAAAACAGTTTTTTATGGATGTTGAAATTGTTCCTGTAGATATCGTTCGCGACAGCGATGGACTGGCACTCAGCAGCAGAAATGTATATCTTTCAAAAGCACAAAGGGAAGAAGCCTTGAAAATTCCAAAGTCATTATATGCAGCTTCAAAGCTTATCAGTAAAAATATTTTGGATACAGTAAAAATTAAAGAGGAGATGCACGCTATCTTGTCTCCTTTGGAAATAAAATATGTAGAAGTGCTGAATCGTGATTTTGAAGTAATAGAAAAAGTACAAATCGGCAATACTGTTATTCTTGTAGAAGTGATTGTTGGCAAGACAAGGCTACTTGACAATATTTGGCTCTAAATAACCCTCTTCTATCATAATATCAACCGCTTTTTTAAAGACAGGAACAGCAGTCTGGGCTGCAAACTGGCTTTTTTTAGGCTGTATAACAATGACACCTATGGTGTATTTGTGCTTTTTATCATTGGCAAATCCCATAAAAGCAGTATTGTATTTCCTTACATACTGTCCTTTTTCAACAATGTGCGCAGTTCCTGTTTTTCCGCCGATTTGCAATCCTTTTGTGATGGCTTTTTTTCCGGTGCCTTCATTCACGGTTTTGAGTAAAATCTTATTCATTCTTTTGGCAGTGGCACTTTTTATAACCTGTACGCTCTCCCCATAACCGAGCTCTTTTACAGTGCCGTGTTCATCTATAAAACTCTGCACCAGTCTTGGTCTCACCATGCGCCCGTTATTGTTAAAAGCACTGTAGGCACGGAGCAGTTGCATAAGATTCGCACGGATTCCATAGCCATAGGCACAGGTGGCTTTGTATATTTCATTTTCAAGCCGTTTGGCACTTGGAACAGAGCCTTTTTTTTCATAAATCAAATCAGGTGTGGATTTGCTTGCAAAACCAAATTTTTTCAGTCCTTGATAAAAATCATATCCGGAGAGTCTTTGTGCCAGCTGGGCTATACCGATATTTGAAGAGTAGACTATAACATTCTCAGCCGAGAGCCAGTCAAATCTGTGCTCATCAGTAATAACCTTTCTGCCTATTTTAAAGCGTCCGTTATGTCCGTTTACCAAATCATAGGGATTGACAAGTTTGTGTTCGAGGAGCAGGGCAAAAGTGACAGGCTTTAAAACACTTCCCGGCTCAAAACTGTACTCTATCATGGAGCTGTTTAGAGAGGGATAGTCACTGCGTCTAATCTTTTTTGGCAAATATCTGTTGGAACTCGCTATAGCATAGACATCACCTGTTTTGGAGTCCATAACAGCAATCATTACCTCTTTTGCACGGAGTCCTTTTTTCATGCCATCAAGCATCTTCTCTATGCGTATTTGAAAAGAAACCGGAATACTCAGTTTGATGTCAAGCCCGTTTATTTTTGGTTTGGTAAAGCTCTCTTTATTTAAAATAATGTAGCTGTTTACATCACGTTTGCCTCTGCTGTAGCCGTCTTGTCTGGGTGAGAGTTCGTTGTCAAATCTTTTTTCAAGTCCTTTGACTCCTTTGATGGAGGTGTATCCGTCTTCTTCTATTTTATGCGGATAGCCTATAACAGGAGTAAGCAGGGTTCCATAAGGATACTCCCGGCTTTCCCCGCTCTCAAGTATGCTGAGCCCATGTACAGAACGAAGCCCTGTTGCCGGGTTTTTTAACTCTAAAAATACTTTAAAGCGTCGCAGTTCTCTCGCGAGTGTTTTGAGATAATGTGCTTTTATCTGGGGAACATTATAACTCAAAACGACAACACCTTTGCGTTTGGAGAGCCTTTTTTTAATGGCTTTTGGTGTCATGCCTGAGTAAATACTGAAAAGCTTTACAAACAACTCTTTTTTGTCAGGGTCGATGTATCGGGTATTGACAACTGCTTTATAGAGTTTTTTTGTTGTAGCTATGTGAAAACCGTCTGCACTGATGATGCTGCCACGCTGTGCTTTTGAGCTTTCTGTTGCATATAAAGAGGGCATACGGCGTGATTTTGTGGCAGTGAGAAGCATAACACTTAAAAAAACCGCAAAAGCAAGAGAAATAAGGACATAAAGAAGGAATATTTTTTTACTTTTGTTACGGTTTACCATGAAGTTATTATGTACAGAGGCAGGTTATAATTGTGTTCTGCCAATCTCTTTGTAGGCATTTAATGCTTTGTTTCGAATCTCTAACATAAGTTTCATACTTGTTTCTGCTTTGCCGATTGCAAGAGCTGCCTGATGGAGATCTTTTACCTGACCTGTTGCCAAATCCGCTATAGCTTCTTCGCTCTCTTTTTGAATGTCATTGACTTCATTGAGGGCTGATTTTAACTGCTCGGCAAAAGCTTCGCCACCGGTTTTTTCAGTGCTGCCTTTTTGTTTTAAAAGGTCTGCTGTTGAAGCACCGGAAATATTATTAATGTTGTTCATAATCTTTCACTTCCTTTTTTACTGTAACAGTGATATGGCAGCGTTTGCCATATCTTTTGCACTTTGAAATGCCGCAACATTGGCTTGATATGAGCGTGTTGCCTCTACCAAATCGGACATTTCCACAACAGGATTAATATTTGGATATGCCACATACCCGTTTGCATCCGCATCCGGGTTGTTTGGCTCAAATTTCATAAGAGGTTTGCTGTCGTCTCTTACAATTTTGTCAACTACTACACTCATTATAGCAGGATTTACCTTTTGTCCAAATTGTCCTTCATTCAAAGGGTCTTGATATTTGGCACTTTGTGCAGTCTCACCCAGAGCTTTGTTGTATACATCATTAAAGTTTACAGCTTTAAAAACAACCTCTTTGCGACGATAGGGTCCGCCTTCTTCTGTTCTTGTTGTCTGGGCATTGGCGATATTGCTTGAGATGACATTGACACGAACTCTTTGGGCTGAGAGTCCGTATCCGCTGATATCAAAACTGTTGAGAAAATTACTCATTTTTTTCTATCCTTAATTTACTTTTGCCGAAGCATCTATAACACTTTTAAATATACCTGCATCTTTTTTTGCCGCCATGACAATGGCGTTAAACATGATGGAGTTCTTACTCATTTCGGTTGTTTCCACATCTATATCGACAGAGTTGCCGTCATTTCGAGCCATATGCCCGTCTCTGAAAAAGAGTGTCGGCTTTATCTGGCTTGTTTCTTCTTTTGGCGCCAAATGTCTGGAGTCTGTCTGTGCAATTTTCAACTGATGTGCATTGTCCTGATACAGGGCGTTTTTTTGGGCAATCAAAGCATCTTCAAAACTGATATCTCTTGGTTTGTAATAAGGCGTGTCTGCATTGGCAATATTTGATGCTATCATATCCTGACGTGCAACACGATAGTCCATCGCCTTCGTCAAAAGGGAATGTGTTTTAGATATTTCAATGCTCATAAATGCTCCTTCTTTACATGTAACACTAAACAAGCAAATCCTATTCCATATATTTTATCAGCCGGCATTAAAATACCGGTTCCAAAATCATTC
Encoded proteins:
- a CDS encoding peptidoglycan D,D-transpeptidase FtsI family protein, whose product is MVNRNKSKKIFLLYVLISLAFAVFLSVMLLTATKSRRMPSLYATESSKAQRGSIISADGFHIATTKKLYKAVVNTRYIDPDKKELFVKLFSIYSGMTPKAIKKRLSKRKGVVVLSYNVPQIKAHYLKTLARELRRFKVFLELKNPATGLRSVHGLSILESGESREYPYGTLLTPVIGYPHKIEEDGYTSIKGVKGLEKRFDNELSPRQDGYSRGKRDVNSYIILNKESFTKPKINGLDIKLSIPVSFQIRIEKMLDGMKKGLRAKEVMIAVMDSKTGDVYAIASSNRYLPKKIRRSDYPSLNSSMIEYSFEPGSVLKPVTFALLLEHKLVNPYDLVNGHNGRFKIGRKVITDEHRFDWLSAENVIVYSSNIGIAQLAQRLSGYDFYQGLKKFGFASKSTPDLIYEKKGSVPSAKRLENEIYKATCAYGYGIRANLMQLLRAYSAFNNNGRMVRPRLVQSFIDEHGTVKELGYGESVQVIKSATAKRMNKILLKTVNEGTGKKAITKGLQIGGKTGTAHIVEKGQYVRKYNTAFMGFANDKKHKYTIGVIVIQPKKSQFAAQTAVPVFKKAVDIMIEEGYLEPNIVK
- the flgC gene encoding flagellar basal body rod protein FlgC — translated: MSNFLNSFDISGYGLSAQRVRVNVISSNIANAQTTRTEEGGPYRRKEVVFKAVNFNDVYNKALGETAQSAKYQDPLNEGQFGQKVNPAIMSVVVDKIVRDDSKPLMKFEPNNPDADANGYVAYPNINPVVEMSDLVEATRSYQANVAAFQSAKDMANAAISLLQ
- the fusA gene encoding elongation factor G, producing MPRSHKLEDVRNIGIAAHIDAGKTTTTERILFYTGVEHKIGEVHDGAATMDWMEQEQERGITITSAATTCEWNGKQINIIDTPGHVDFTIEVERSMRVLDGAVSVFCAVGGVQPQSETVWRQRNRYKVPSIVFVNKMDRTGADFYEVERQIRDRLKGNPMPFQLPIGAEDKFEGVVDLVKMKEIVWDEDAAMGSNYHVQDIRPELQEIADEYREKMLETLAEVEGNDDFAEKFLEGEEISEEEIKAAIKSATIGMAVVPMTPGTAFKNKGVQTLLDAVVDYLPSPVEAPPIMGTMMDDEEKEVVVESTDDGPFASLAFKIMTDPFVGVLTFIRVYRGSLESGSYVHNTTKDKKERIGRILKMHAIKREEIKEIYAGEIGAVVGLKSTTTGDTLCDPAEKVVLERMDFPEPVISVAVEPKTKADQEKMGIALGKLAAEDPSFRVHTDDETGQTIISGMGELHLEILVDRMKREFKVEAEVGAPQVSYRETIKKEVNQEYKYAKQSGGRGQFGHVFLKVKPGEPDSGFVFHNEIKGGTVPREYIPAVEKGCEEAMQAGVLAGYPMEDIDVTLYDGSYHDVDSNEMAFKLAASMGFKEACRKADAAILEPMMKVEVEVPEEYMGDVIGDLNRRRGQVNNMSDRAGNKIIDAFVPLAEMFGYSTDLRSATQGRATYAMEFDHYEEVPRNIAEEIQKKRNG
- the fliE gene encoding flagellar hook-basal body complex protein FliE, which translates into the protein MNNINNISGASTADLLKQKGSTEKTGGEAFAEQLKSALNEVNDIQKESEEAIADLATGQVKDLHQAALAIGKAETSMKLMLEIRNKALNAYKEIGRTQL
- the prfB gene encoding peptide chain release factor 2, which gives rise to MDNYEYTELLKNIDSKMKNITGVVEPDKIETRLEEIQKMENDQDFWNDAAYAGKIQKEKTQLQRKLDKYTTAKNAVADANELYEMAKEENDTESLKALYEDAPNLEKQIRDMEIEVLLSGETDANNAILSIHPGAGGTESQDWAQMLLRMYKRWAERRGFKVEVLDYQAGDEAGIKDVSILIKGENAYGYLKVENGIHRLVRISPFDSNAKRHTSFASVMVSPEIDDDIDITIEDKDLRIDTYRSSGAGGQHVNKTESAIRLTHIPTGVVVQCQNDRSQHKNKATAMKMLKSRLYELELEEQKAKEAGIAKSEIGWGHQIRSYVMQPYQQIKDTRSNEAYSNVSAILDGDIDGMIEGVLIAMNRS
- a CDS encoding arginyltransferase, coding for MNLLKEFLLDDTCSYLSDKKQTTHYKVINNCDSKSCEALIERGYRRFGKMYFRPICTACTECQSIKIDVENYTFSKSAKRVIKKAKDITSYIQVPSVTQEHLELFEKYHLYMHDKKGWDYSATTAQHYYNSFVTGHADFGYEVLYYDQEKLIAVDLIDILENGISSIYFYYDPDYAQYSLGKLSLYNQIKYAKNTNKKWIYLGYYVEGCPSLSYKAQYTPYLTLQGRPHEHEKFIWS
- the panC gene encoding pantoate--beta-alanine ligase, which produces MKIISDPLELKEHLKKSNSSVGFVPTMGALHEGHIALIKRARQENEIVVVSIFVNPTQFLAGEDLDKYPKKDDADKKICELSGVDVLFFPTAEDMYSNDEVKICAPNVRGYVLEGATRPGHFSGVLRVVMKLLNIVSPTRAYFGKKDAQQLNLIRLMVKQFFMDVEIVPVDIVRDSDGLALSSRNVYLSKAQREEALKIPKSLYAASKLISKNILDTVKIKEEMHAILSPLEIKYVEVLNRDFEVIEKVQIGNTVILVEVIVGKTRLLDNIWL
- the flgB gene encoding flagellar basal body rod protein FlgB — protein: MSIEISKTHSLLTKAMDYRVARQDMIASNIANADTPYYKPRDISFEDALIAQKNALYQDNAHQLKIAQTDSRHLAPKEETSQIKPTLFFRDGHMARNDGNSVDIDVETTEMSKNSIMFNAIVMAAKKDAGIFKSVIDASAKVN